Proteins found in one Gadus macrocephalus chromosome 23, ASM3116895v1 genomic segment:
- the lancl2 gene encoding lanC-like protein 2, with the protein MGDHVSKLKLLSATDGDMEERYFLNRCPDWAPTGVATSDPEADGGSREPLDADGEVSAAFQKKVHNKMTDLLEQMEEGLKTADPHDCSTYTGWTGIALLYLQLHRVSGEASHLQRALDYVKRSLRNLNGRKVTFLCGDAGPLAVGAVVYQRLNHTEDSKQCITKLLLLHPAVVGPDSELPDELLYGRVGYLYALLYVNKELGAGTVDEGPISQVVSAILESGQKLSAGQKKAERCPLLYEWHGKQYVGAAHGLAGIFYMLLQPGARVPADVLAGVVRPSVDCLRHKRFRSGNYPSSLSNESDRLVHWCHGAPGVVPMLLMAYQLFKEEKYLKEAVDCGEVIWQRGLLRKGYGICHGTAGNGYAFLSLYRTTREKKYLYRACKFAEWCLDYGTHGCRIPDRPYSLFEGMAGAIHYLSEMAMPGDSRFPAFEL; encoded by the exons ATGGGCGATCACGTGTCCAAGCTGAAGCTACTGTCGGCGACAGATGGCGACATGGAGGAGCGCTACTTCCTGAACCGCTGTCCTGACTGGGCCCCCACGGGGGTCGCAACCTCCGACCCCGAAGCCGACGGGGGGTCCAGAGAGCCGCTGGACGCCGACGGAGAG GTCAGTGCTGCGTTCCAGAAGAAGGTGCACAACAAGATGACGGATCTGCTGGAGCAGATGGAGGAGGGCCTCAAGACCGCAGACCCCCATGACTGCTCCACCTACACTGGATGGACAG GTATTGCCCTGCTCTACCTGCAGTTGCATCGGGTGTCCGGTGAGGCCTCCCACCTGCAGAGGGCGCTAGACTATGTGAAGAGGAGCCTGAGGAACCTCAACGGCCGCAAGGTGACCTTCCTGTGTGGCGACGCCGGACCCCTGGCCGTTGGGGCGGTGGTCTACCAACGGCTGAACCACACAGAGGACAGCAAGCAGTGCATCACCAA gctgctcctcctgcacccAGCGGTGGTGGGTCCGGACTCGGAGCTCCCTGACGAGCTCCTCTACGGCCGGGTGGGGTACCTCTACGCCCTGCTCTACGTCAACAAGGAGCTGGGGGCCGGCACGGTGGACGAGGGCCCCATCAGCCAG GTGGTGTCGGCCATCCTGGAGTCGGGGCAAAAGCTGTCGGCGGGGCAGAAGAAGGCGGAGCGATGCCCCCTGCTGTACGAGTGGCACGGCAAACAGTATGTGGGCGCGGCCCACGGGCTGGCCGGCATCTTCTACATGCTCCTGCAG CCAGGGGCGCGGGTGCCAGCCGACGTCCTGGCGGGCGTGGTCCGGCCCAGCGTCGACTGCCTCCGCCACAAGAGGTTCCGCTCGGGCAACTACCCGTCGTCGCTCAGCAACGAGAGCGACCGCCTGGTCCACTGGTGCCACGGTGCGCCTGGCGTCGTGCCCATGCTGCTCATGGCGTACCAG CTGTTTAAGGAGGAGAAGTACCTGAAGGAGGCGGTGGACTGCGGCGAGGTGATCTGGCAGCGCGGGCTGCTGAGGAAGGGCTACGGGATCTGCCACGGCACGGCGGGGAATGGCTAcgccttcctctctctgtaccGCACCACCCGGGAGAAGAAGTACCTCTACAGGGCCTGCAAG TTTGCTGAGTGGTGTTTAGACTACGGGACCCACGGCTGTCGCATCCCTGACCGGCCCTACTCTCTGTTTGAAG GTATGGCTGGAGCCATCCACTACCTGTCAGAGATGGCCATGCCGGGAGACTCCCGCTTCCCAGCTTTTGAACTTTGA